The Deltaproteobacteria bacterium genome includes a region encoding these proteins:
- a CDS encoding methyltransferase domain-containing protein yields the protein MERSYDKEMMDLPDNLPEILAEDLNNLRILNRYLSGSRSVMSALQQAVGDELPKELSILDVGTGSADIPAAIFAWAKRRKVAANIVAVEADWITARIAADQTRKLGAIKIIRADARALPFSPGSFDFVIASQFLHHFSEDRIIELLKHWATLGRRAIVISDLIRSPIAYFGIRLLTKLATRNVMTLIDAPLSVRRAFTFSEWHRLLSQADIGPVKMFSVCPFRMAAVVQLGGRQ from the coding sequence GTGGAGCGGAGTTACGACAAAGAAATGATGGATCTTCCGGACAACCTTCCGGAGATCTTGGCCGAGGACTTGAACAACCTGCGTATCCTCAACCGATACTTGAGCGGCTCGCGCAGCGTGATGTCGGCGCTTCAGCAAGCTGTGGGGGATGAGCTACCGAAAGAGCTTTCGATACTGGATGTCGGCACCGGTAGCGCCGATATTCCAGCGGCAATATTTGCTTGGGCAAAACGGCGCAAGGTCGCGGCGAATATCGTAGCCGTGGAGGCAGACTGGATAACCGCGCGCATCGCGGCTGATCAAACCAGGAAACTCGGGGCCATCAAGATTATTCGAGCTGATGCCAGGGCACTGCCATTTTCTCCCGGCTCTTTCGATTTCGTAATCGCATCGCAGTTTTTGCATCATTTCTCGGAGGACCGAATCATCGAGCTTTTGAAGCATTGGGCCACGCTGGGACGGCGTGCGATTGTGATCAGCGATCTGATAAGAAGCCCGATTGCCTATTTTGGAATTCGACTGCTCACCAAGCTTGCGACGCGCAACGTCATGACGCTGATTGATGCGCCGCTGTCGGTGCGACGTGCATTCACATTTAGCGAATGGCACCGCCTCTTGTCCCAGGCCGATATCGGGCCGGTGAAAATGTTCTCGGTTTGCCCTTTTCGCATGGCTGCCGTGGTTCAACTGGGAGGGCGGCAATGA
- a CDS encoding NAD(P)/FAD-dependent oxidoreductase, with the protein MAPPLVPGRYRAGENVLGLPFSHGCRGSTGRAAMKEFDVAIIGAGPAGSATAITLAQSGFDVVLIDRAFFPRDKLCGDFVNPINWPVLQELNVAHELLSLPHTKVSTFRLTTAGGAEAVRAMPGQGVYHFGLGLRRFHLDHVLFERAARSGVSVYQGVKVSGVKRVSRGWHLDLNEHGRPWVAQAKLLVGADGRNSWVARQIGVASKPAKYPASVGFEIQLQKVPGSCGSVEIHQYVGGYGGVVRVDPSTVNLCFTVKRSLLGKSISFDNLRERFLRHNPFLNVLVRASEPVSDLRSVWPVYFPARRCFGDGFLLVGDAARVTEPLTGEGIFFALRAGQLAARTMASALRQNNFTEVQLGSYDRACRREFSARQRLNALIRNCIYRPRLLSLAVPLLSRQTQLLDSLISQVCLPRLACD; encoded by the coding sequence ATGGCACCGCCTCTTGTCCCAGGCCGATATCGGGCCGGTGAAAATGTTCTCGGTTTGCCCTTTTCGCATGGCTGCCGTGGTTCAACTGGGAGGGCGGCAATGAAGGAGTTCGATGTTGCAATCATTGGCGCCGGACCGGCGGGCAGCGCGACTGCGATCACGCTTGCGCAGAGCGGGTTTGATGTTGTGCTGATCGATCGCGCGTTTTTCCCGCGCGATAAACTATGCGGCGATTTTGTCAATCCGATTAACTGGCCAGTGCTCCAAGAACTGAATGTTGCCCACGAGTTGCTTTCTTTGCCGCATACCAAGGTCTCGACGTTTCGCCTGACCACGGCCGGCGGAGCGGAAGCGGTCCGTGCTATGCCGGGGCAAGGCGTGTATCACTTCGGACTGGGTCTTAGACGCTTTCATCTTGATCATGTGCTTTTTGAGCGGGCGGCGCGCTCCGGCGTGAGTGTTTATCAAGGGGTCAAGGTGAGCGGCGTAAAGCGCGTTTCGCGTGGCTGGCATTTGGATCTGAATGAGCACGGTCGCCCATGGGTTGCTCAAGCTAAGCTTCTGGTCGGTGCTGATGGCAGAAACTCTTGGGTGGCACGGCAAATCGGCGTTGCGTCTAAGCCTGCCAAGTACCCAGCTTCAGTGGGATTTGAAATCCAATTACAAAAAGTCCCGGGGTCGTGTGGCAGTGTCGAGATTCATCAGTACGTCGGCGGTTATGGGGGAGTGGTGCGGGTCGATCCGAGTACCGTCAATCTTTGCTTTACGGTAAAGCGATCGCTGCTCGGGAAATCGATTTCCTTCGATAATCTGCGCGAGCGTTTTCTGCGCCACAATCCGTTTCTCAATGTGCTTGTGCGCGCGAGCGAGCCGGTAAGCGATCTGCGTTCAGTGTGGCCGGTTTATTTTCCGGCGCGACGCTGTTTTGGCGATGGTTTTCTGCTGGTGGGAGACGCGGCTCGGGTAACGGAGCCGCTAACCGGTGAAGGAATTTTCTTCGCACTCAGAGCCGGCCAGTTGGCCGCAAGAACGATGGCCTCAGCCTTGCGGCAGAACAATTTTACAGAGGTACAGCTCGGTTCGTACGATCGAGCCTGCCGGAGGGAGTTTAGCGCGCGCCAGCGGCTTAACGCGCTAATACGGAACTGCATCTATCGACCGAGATTACTGTCGTTGGCGGTGCCGCTCTTGAGTCGTCAAACGCAGCTTTTGGATTCTTTGATTAGCCAAGTCTGTCTGCCGCGTTTGGCTTGTGATTGA
- a CDS encoding SRPBCC family protein: MEHFSKTSLIAAPAQLVFGWHEAPEVFEKLTPPWEHVRIIERSAEGIKPGTQLTLEMRLGPLRRRWIAVHTAYEPGRMFRDEQLSGPFKIWVHTHSVTPKDRNSCELTDDIQYQLPFGWIGRLVGGWLIRRKLNRLFDYRHRVTKQACEHQVDFPITKNRSGNLHLLEARRRIGN, from the coding sequence ATGGAACATTTTAGCAAAACATCTCTCATTGCGGCGCCGGCCCAGCTGGTTTTTGGCTGGCATGAAGCTCCCGAGGTGTTCGAAAAGTTGACTCCACCCTGGGAGCATGTGCGAATTATCGAGCGCAGCGCCGAGGGCATTAAACCTGGAACCCAATTGACTCTTGAGATGCGCCTCGGACCACTTAGGCGGCGTTGGATCGCGGTTCATACCGCTTACGAGCCCGGACGGATGTTTCGTGATGAGCAGTTATCAGGTCCCTTCAAGATTTGGGTTCACACCCATAGCGTCACACCGAAAGATCGGAATTCCTGTGAGCTGACCGATGATATCCAATATCAGTTACCATTTGGATGGATCGGTCGGTTGGTTGGCGGTTGGTTGATACGGCGCAAACTCAACCGTCTGTTCGATTATCGCCACCGGGTGACCAAACAGGCATGCGAGCATCAGGTTGATTTTCCGATCACAAAGAACCGTTCCGGCAATCTTCACTTGCTTGAAGCGCGCCGCCGAATTGGAAATTGA